The following proteins are encoded in a genomic region of Cyclonatronum proteinivorum:
- a CDS encoding class I SAM-dependent methyltransferase: MAVYQNEGKSWHFKRYPETTNRSLRSWSAADELLMSHFEALRQQPDFSPADFGLVLYHDRFGFLSTVLHSWKPLCVVNYSSQDKAMRQNLTQNNLPLEDSRWINPLQVSDEASVPALALMKVPKSLELFELYLRHAWLLSKGNPDFQVFAGFMTRHFTPQMLKISARYFEHAEQSLAVKKARVLKLKGPKPAEPELSEDAGMEALLKEISWKLPAHLVQDKESIPLKQYYGVFSADAVDEATALLIAHLELKESDRTILDLACGNGVIAKAVTLLPSADREVHALDDDFLACASARLNLGEAAMVHHYDGLDMFPSDFFDVILTNPPAHLEHENNIEVSLSLFKQASKKLKSGGSLWVVAGTHLNYSTHLQQWFSCEVKAQTGGFELLVCTKK, translated from the coding sequence ATGGCTGTCTATCAAAACGAGGGAAAGTCCTGGCACTTTAAGCGCTATCCTGAAACTACCAACCGATCACTCCGGAGCTGGAGCGCTGCCGATGAGCTGTTAATGAGTCATTTTGAGGCGCTTCGTCAGCAACCCGACTTTTCTCCCGCTGATTTCGGACTCGTTCTGTACCACGACCGCTTCGGATTTTTGAGCACGGTCCTCCATAGCTGGAAACCCCTGTGCGTTGTCAATTACAGCAGTCAGGATAAAGCCATGCGCCAAAACCTGACGCAGAACAATCTTCCCCTTGAAGACAGCCGCTGGATCAATCCGCTTCAGGTTTCGGATGAAGCCTCAGTCCCTGCCCTGGCACTGATGAAGGTTCCCAAATCTTTGGAGCTGTTCGAGCTTTACCTGCGCCATGCATGGCTGCTATCGAAAGGAAATCCGGATTTTCAGGTTTTTGCAGGCTTCATGACACGGCACTTTACGCCGCAAATGCTCAAAATCAGCGCCCGGTATTTTGAACATGCCGAGCAAAGCCTTGCTGTAAAGAAAGCGAGAGTTCTGAAACTAAAGGGTCCAAAGCCTGCTGAACCTGAGCTGTCTGAAGACGCCGGGATGGAAGCCCTCCTTAAAGAAATCAGCTGGAAGCTACCCGCACATCTTGTTCAGGACAAAGAATCCATCCCCCTAAAACAATATTACGGCGTTTTTTCGGCGGATGCTGTTGATGAAGCCACCGCTTTACTGATTGCTCACCTTGAACTGAAAGAAAGCGACCGAACCATACTTGATCTTGCGTGTGGCAATGGCGTGATCGCCAAAGCCGTCACCCTGCTTCCTTCCGCTGACCGGGAAGTGCATGCGCTCGATGACGATTTCCTCGCCTGCGCATCTGCACGGCTGAACCTCGGTGAAGCCGCCATGGTACATCACTATGACGGTCTCGATATGTTCCCGTCTGATTTTTTTGATGTGATACTTACCAATCCCCCTGCACACCTGGAACACGAGAACAACATTGAAGTCAGTCTGAGCCTGTTTAAGCAGGCGTCAAAAAAACTGAAATCCGGCGGTTCGCTCTGGGTAGTAGCGGGGACGCATCTGAATTATAGCACACATTTGCAGCAGTGGTTTAGCTGCGAAGTGAAAGCGCAAACCGGCGGTTTTGAGCTTTTGGTTTGCACTAAAAAATAA
- a CDS encoding threonine synthase, giving the protein MYLTHLECSKTGETFSSEAVQNLSPAGAPLLARYDIEKARQTLRPENLPGRRTDMWRYHEMMPQKDLSKLITFGEGGTPLRHAVRFEKSFGTPQVFIKDEGVNPTGSFKARGLAAAVNAALERGVNAFAIPTAGNAGGALAAYCALASVSAHIYMPRDTPFAFRQECESAGAEVVLVDGLISDCGKIVGSLKAEKGWFDVSTLKEPYRLEGKKTMGYELFEQFGGSLPDVILYPTGGGTGLIGMWKAFDELEQLGWIGAERPRMISVQAAGCAPVVRAWEEGTTHAEYWEGAHTCASGLRVPAAVGDFLMLRAIRESKGAAIAISDEAMMHYSNEMARLTGIFPAPEGGAVFAAMMELIQQGNIGKDERIVLFNTGNGYKYLEAYQLNR; this is encoded by the coding sequence ATGTATCTCACCCATCTTGAATGCTCCAAAACAGGCGAAACCTTCTCATCCGAAGCGGTACAAAACCTGAGTCCCGCCGGCGCACCGCTGCTTGCGCGCTATGATATTGAAAAGGCGAGACAGACGCTCAGGCCGGAGAATCTGCCCGGGCGCCGCACCGATATGTGGCGCTACCACGAAATGATGCCCCAAAAAGACCTAAGTAAGCTAATTACTTTTGGCGAAGGCGGCACGCCCCTGCGACACGCTGTCCGTTTTGAGAAAAGCTTTGGTACACCGCAGGTATTTATCAAAGATGAAGGCGTGAATCCGACCGGCTCCTTCAAAGCGCGGGGACTCGCAGCCGCCGTAAATGCCGCGCTTGAGCGGGGTGTGAATGCCTTTGCCATCCCCACTGCCGGAAATGCGGGCGGCGCGCTTGCCGCATACTGTGCACTTGCCAGCGTTTCGGCCCACATCTACATGCCAAGAGATACCCCCTTTGCCTTCCGGCAGGAATGTGAATCAGCGGGCGCCGAGGTTGTGCTTGTTGACGGACTCATCAGCGACTGCGGAAAAATCGTGGGCTCGCTCAAAGCCGAAAAAGGCTGGTTTGATGTCTCAACCCTAAAAGAACCGTACCGCCTCGAAGGCAAAAAAACGATGGGATACGAGCTTTTTGAGCAGTTTGGCGGAAGCCTGCCGGATGTGATTTTATATCCTACCGGTGGCGGAACAGGTCTGATAGGGATGTGGAAGGCCTTCGACGAACTGGAGCAGCTGGGATGGATCGGTGCAGAGCGGCCGCGGATGATTTCGGTTCAGGCAGCCGGCTGTGCGCCGGTTGTGCGGGCCTGGGAAGAAGGTACAACCCATGCCGAATACTGGGAAGGAGCACATACCTGCGCTTCCGGACTCCGGGTGCCTGCCGCTGTAGGTGATTTCCTGATGCTGCGCGCCATCCGAGAAAGCAAAGGCGCCGCTATTGCGATTTCCGATGAAGCCATGATGCACTACAGCAACGAAATGGCGCGGCTCACCGGCATCTTTCCTGCTCCGGAAGGCGGCGCCGTTTTTGCCGCGATGATGGAACTGATTCAACAAGGCAACATCGGAAAAGACGAGCGCATTGTGCTCTTTAACACCGGAAACGGCTACAAATACCTCGAAGCCTATCAGCTAAACCGATGA
- a CDS encoding alkaline phosphatase family protein: MSLIFIFIDGIGIGPAADSNPFSRFADKLPGWELLLNGRSLTAGETFPTDKNHLISGIDANLDIEGLPQSGTGQTALFTGQNAAKVVGRHFGPYPHSKIRPLLKTESFFNKLHNAGKRARFLNAYPPVFFERAEKTKRWSSSTYMVKNAGHELNSTAEVMAGKAITAELFGDYWREKLGINLPKRDGTDVAEIILNAAAETDLLFLEYYLTDKAGHEQDASFAFETLHRLDQVFTPLLNNLSEHTLLISSDHGNLEDLGRKTHTRNPVPLIAKGPLAGHFSEVKSITDVTPAMLSSFGAAEFSEN, encoded by the coding sequence ATGAGTCTTATTTTCATTTTTATCGATGGAATCGGTATCGGGCCCGCTGCCGATTCTAATCCATTTTCGCGCTTTGCTGATAAACTGCCGGGCTGGGAGTTGCTCCTGAACGGGCGATCGCTTACTGCCGGTGAAACCTTCCCGACAGATAAAAATCACCTAATAAGCGGCATTGACGCCAATCTCGATATTGAAGGCTTACCTCAAAGCGGTACGGGACAAACCGCGCTGTTTACCGGTCAGAATGCGGCAAAAGTCGTTGGCAGGCATTTCGGACCTTACCCGCATTCCAAGATCAGGCCTCTTCTAAAAACAGAAAGTTTTTTCAATAAACTGCATAACGCGGGAAAGCGCGCCCGTTTCCTCAATGCCTATCCGCCGGTATTTTTTGAACGGGCGGAAAAAACAAAGCGCTGGAGTTCATCGACCTATATGGTGAAAAATGCGGGTCATGAGCTGAATTCAACTGCTGAAGTCATGGCCGGGAAAGCGATCACCGCCGAACTTTTTGGCGATTATTGGCGCGAAAAACTCGGCATTAACCTCCCGAAACGGGACGGAACCGACGTAGCAGAAATCATCCTGAATGCAGCTGCTGAAACAGATCTGCTGTTTCTCGAATACTATCTCACCGACAAAGCCGGGCACGAACAGGATGCATCCTTCGCTTTTGAAACCCTGCACAGGCTCGATCAGGTGTTTACTCCGCTGCTCAATAATCTCAGCGAACACACCCTGCTGATCAGCAGCGATCACGGCAACCTGGAAGATCTGGGCCGCAAAACGCACACGCGAAACCCCGTCCCGCTCATCGCTAAAGGTCCGCTTGCAGGTCATTTTTCTGAAGTGAAAAGCATAACCGATGTTACGCCTGCGATGCTCTCATCTTTTGGTGCAGCGGAATTCTCTGAAAATTAA
- the dtd gene encoding D-aminoacyl-tRNA deacylase, translated as MRLVVQRVSSASVTIEGKIAGQIGPGLLVLAAVHQTDSKAEAEWAADKMMRLRIFPDDQGKMNRSVQDTGGSILIISQFTLYGDVRKGTRPSFIASAQPDKAEALYDYFVSYTRSNFAGKVETGEFAAMMQVELVNDGPVTIIIDREKNPD; from the coding sequence ATGAGACTTGTAGTACAGCGCGTATCGTCGGCTTCGGTAACCATTGAAGGCAAAATTGCGGGTCAGATCGGACCCGGTTTACTTGTGCTTGCAGCCGTGCATCAAACGGATTCAAAGGCAGAAGCGGAGTGGGCGGCTGATAAAATGATGCGACTCCGCATATTTCCGGATGATCAGGGAAAGATGAACCGCTCCGTGCAGGATACCGGGGGCAGCATTCTGATCATATCGCAGTTCACGCTTTATGGTGATGTCAGGAAAGGAACCCGGCCCAGCTTCATTGCTTCGGCACAGCCGGATAAAGCTGAAGCGCTGTATGATTATTTTGTGAGCTATACCCGCTCAAATTTCGCAGGAAAAGTAGAAACCGGGGAATTTGCCGCTATGATGCAGGTTGAACTTGTGAATGATGGTCCCGTCACCATCATCATCGACAGAGAGAAAAATCCTGACTAA
- the purM gene encoding phosphoribosylformylglycinamidine cyclo-ligase, whose amino-acid sequence MKKPISYKDSGVDVQAGEALVHSIKSMVKKTHGVEVLSNIGGFGGLFKPDFRNMKNPVLVSSVDGVGTKLIVAFKMKKYDTVGQDLVNHCVNDIAVCGAEPLFFLDYFSTGKLNTDTGFKVISGFAKACRENGCALIGGETAEMPDIYKDEEFDLAGTIVGVVDEEEIITGQKIKKGDLLIGLPSNGLHTNGYSLARKVLFSTYDVQDTPDGFDQCLGDELLRIHKSYLPVIRLLKKMEGVNGFSHITGGGIIGNTKRIIPKGLKAEVKWNSWERPKLFKLIQELGNVEEAAMQEAFNLGIGLITVVSESAADSVLSALKEAGEAPVIMGTITEA is encoded by the coding sequence ATGAAAAAACCGATCAGCTATAAAGACAGCGGTGTTGATGTTCAGGCCGGAGAAGCGCTCGTTCATTCGATTAAATCAATGGTTAAAAAAACACATGGGGTGGAAGTACTAAGCAACATTGGTGGATTTGGAGGATTATTCAAACCGGACTTCCGTAACATGAAAAATCCGGTACTGGTAAGCAGCGTTGACGGGGTTGGTACCAAGCTCATTGTAGCTTTTAAAATGAAAAAATATGATACCGTCGGGCAGGATTTGGTAAACCACTGCGTAAATGACATTGCCGTGTGCGGAGCTGAGCCACTTTTTTTTCTCGATTACTTCTCAACCGGAAAGCTTAATACCGACACCGGGTTTAAGGTGATCAGCGGATTCGCTAAAGCCTGTCGTGAAAATGGCTGCGCTCTCATTGGCGGTGAAACTGCCGAAATGCCCGATATCTATAAAGACGAAGAGTTTGATCTTGCCGGTACCATTGTTGGGGTAGTTGATGAAGAAGAGATCATCACCGGTCAAAAAATTAAAAAAGGGGATTTACTCATCGGGCTGCCCAGCAATGGACTGCATACCAACGGCTATTCTTTGGCCCGAAAAGTTTTATTCAGCACGTATGATGTTCAGGATACGCCGGATGGCTTCGATCAGTGCCTGGGTGATGAGCTGCTGCGCATTCATAAATCTTACCTGCCGGTCATCAGACTGCTAAAAAAGATGGAAGGCGTGAACGGATTTTCACACATCACGGGCGGAGGAATTATCGGGAATACCAAGCGGATCATACCAAAAGGGCTTAAAGCGGAGGTAAAATGGAACAGCTGGGAAAGGCCAAAGCTATTTAAACTGATTCAGGAACTCGGAAATGTAGAAGAAGCCGCTATGCAGGAGGCGTTTAATCTCGGAATTGGCCTGATAACGGTAGTTTCGGAAAGTGCCGCTGATTCCGTACTTTCAGCCCTGAAAGAAGCCGGTGAAGCTCCGGTAATTATGGGAACAATTACAGAGGCTTAA
- a CDS encoding AtuA-related protein, whose amino-acid sequence MAKVHLLEIAHGRSGDKGNGSNVGIIARHPEIYSFLVEVLTSEKVKEHMKHVCKGKVERYEMPNIGALNFILHESLGGGGTVSLKLDAQGKTHAAQVLRMKLEVPQHLLNLAKKEERQAAS is encoded by the coding sequence ATGGCAAAAGTACATTTGCTGGAAATAGCACACGGACGCAGTGGCGATAAAGGAAACGGCAGCAATGTCGGCATCATCGCACGTCACCCGGAGATTTATTCCTTCCTGGTGGAAGTTCTTACTTCTGAAAAGGTTAAAGAACACATGAAGCACGTTTGCAAGGGGAAGGTTGAGCGGTATGAAATGCCCAATATTGGTGCGCTTAATTTTATTCTGCATGAAAGCCTCGGCGGCGGCGGGACCGTATCCCTGAAACTCGATGCTCAGGGCAAAACCCATGCTGCACAGGTCCTTCGAATGAAGCTTGAGGTGCCGCAGCATCTCCTTAATTTGGCCAAAAAAGAAGAGCGTCAGGCAGCATCATAA
- a CDS encoding sugar phosphorylase produces the protein MILTKKQAQTLEKRLQFIYPDLNTAELSNRLSQLIESYAGLQSSNGSSKKKYYSHKDLFVIAYGDSLKDEDRYPLEVLHEFMNEHFSHLIKNLHILPFFPYSSDDGFSVIDYRQIREDLGKWDHVTTLSKDYRVMADLVINHVSSESSYFRNFLRGEEPGASFFHIVDPNSNVRMVTRPRSTPLLSPIATKMGIYHVWTTFSADQVDVNFGNPDVLFEYLDILLFYLEKGVRVIRLDAVAFLWKKIGTSCIHLPETHEVVKLIRDVVDILAPDTVLITETNVPHKENISYFGDGDEAHMVYNFSLPPLLYHAIITQNASYLSDWSRNLSTPPEGCTYFNFAASHDGIGVRPLEGLVPDEEFNKIINAAVKRGGYVSYKENGDGTKSPYELNITYFDAFKDIKTDDISVQIRKFLCSQTLMLSFRGVPAIYIHSLLGTKNDHENVAKTGMARSINRRKWDINELNKELKNADSHHGTVLDAWKKLLKIRISEPSFDPQGGKKVLDSPSEIFAMWRNAPKKGDQLIIIGNVTENPVTWNIPSAYDVTNATELISGATITSQSITLQPWQVMWVKF, from the coding sequence ATGATTCTTACAAAAAAACAGGCGCAGACTTTAGAAAAGCGACTTCAATTTATCTATCCCGACCTTAATACCGCAGAGCTAAGCAACAGACTATCTCAACTTATTGAATCCTATGCCGGACTGCAGTCATCCAATGGCAGCTCAAAGAAAAAATACTATTCACACAAAGACTTATTCGTCATTGCCTATGGTGATTCACTAAAAGATGAAGACAGGTATCCGCTTGAAGTACTTCATGAGTTTATGAATGAGCACTTTAGTCACCTTATCAAAAATCTTCATATACTTCCTTTTTTTCCCTATTCGTCCGATGACGGCTTTTCAGTAATTGACTACCGACAGATCAGAGAAGACCTCGGTAAGTGGGATCATGTAACTACCCTTTCAAAGGATTACAGGGTTATGGCTGATCTGGTTATTAACCATGTTTCAAGTGAAAGCAGCTATTTCCGGAATTTTTTAAGGGGCGAAGAGCCGGGCGCCAGCTTTTTCCATATTGTTGATCCCAATTCTAATGTCCGGATGGTAACCCGGCCAAGAAGTACACCTCTTCTAAGTCCTATTGCAACTAAAATGGGTATTTACCATGTCTGGACGACCTTTAGTGCAGATCAGGTTGATGTTAATTTCGGCAATCCTGATGTTCTTTTTGAGTATCTCGATATTTTACTTTTTTATCTGGAAAAGGGGGTAAGGGTAATCCGGTTGGATGCCGTTGCTTTTCTTTGGAAAAAAATCGGTACAAGCTGTATTCACCTTCCCGAAACCCATGAAGTGGTTAAGCTTATCCGTGATGTGGTTGATATTTTAGCGCCTGATACGGTTCTCATAACTGAAACCAACGTCCCGCATAAGGAAAACATCAGTTATTTTGGGGATGGCGATGAAGCACACATGGTCTATAATTTCTCTCTTCCTCCCTTGCTTTATCATGCGATTATTACCCAGAATGCTTCCTATTTATCTGACTGGTCCAGGAATCTGAGTACACCGCCGGAAGGATGTACTTATTTTAACTTTGCAGCTTCACATGATGGTATTGGGGTTCGACCGCTTGAAGGTCTGGTACCCGATGAAGAGTTCAATAAGATTATTAATGCGGCCGTAAAACGCGGCGGTTATGTTTCTTACAAAGAAAACGGAGACGGTACTAAATCGCCTTATGAGCTGAATATCACCTATTTTGATGCGTTCAAGGATATAAAAACAGATGATATTTCGGTACAGATCCGGAAATTTCTCTGTTCTCAAACCCTCATGCTCAGCTTCAGGGGTGTTCCGGCTATTTATATTCACAGCCTTCTTGGAACTAAAAACGACCATGAAAATGTAGCAAAAACCGGTATGGCAAGGTCTATCAACCGGCGGAAATGGGATATTAATGAATTAAATAAAGAGCTTAAAAATGCTGACAGCCATCATGGAACTGTACTTGACGCATGGAAAAAGCTCCTTAAAATCCGGATTAGTGAGCCTTCTTTTGATCCACAGGGCGGTAAAAAAGTCCTTGATTCGCCCTCTGAAATATTTGCAATGTGGCGTAATGCACCAAAAAAAGGAGATCAGTTAATTATCATCGGAAACGTAACTGAAAATCCGGTTACATGGAACATCCCTTCAGCTTATGATGTCACCAATGCAACGGAACTGATTTCAGGGGCTACCATAACATCTCAAAGCATTACGCTTCAGCCATGGCAGGTAATGTGGGTGAAATTCTGA
- a CDS encoding MarR family winged helix-turn-helix transcriptional regulator, whose amino-acid sequence MTNKIEEEVFLHTFRNEYHKGIVNLIFTYGYVQNKLQELFTKHGLTMQQFNILRILRGSYPDSCSNTDIKERMLDKNSDVTRIVNRLINQKLVERRICPEDKRKVEIKIKDDGLRLLSEIDTVSEKEDEILQNLNEHEILEFNRLLNKIRGIAVPEES is encoded by the coding sequence ATGACCAACAAAATAGAAGAAGAAGTTTTTTTGCACACCTTTAGAAACGAGTACCACAAAGGGATTGTGAATTTGATTTTCACCTATGGATATGTACAAAACAAGCTTCAGGAGCTCTTTACCAAGCATGGACTTACCATGCAGCAATTTAATATTTTGCGCATACTTCGTGGCTCCTACCCGGATAGCTGTTCAAATACAGATATCAAGGAGCGGATGCTGGATAAAAATTCTGATGTAACCAGAATTGTGAACAGATTGATTAATCAGAAATTAGTTGAGAGACGTATTTGTCCGGAAGATAAGCGCAAAGTTGAAATAAAGATTAAAGATGACGGCTTAAGACTGCTTTCCGAAATAGATACAGTTAGCGAAAAAGAAGATGAGATACTACAAAACCTGAATGAACACGAAATCCTGGAATTCAACCGTCTTCTAAATAAAATTAGAGGTATTGCTGTACCTGAAGAATCGTAA
- a CDS encoding NYN domain-containing protein, which yields MMKRSNKVGIYIDAIDVTMNGGFGLRYDILRKFATRDGCMATRMNVYLGLDSKRAAEDSSYKQKSNRFSEVLRDFEYKVVQRDLPQNENLTTDGMDKSILEMEMACDILSQASQMDRIILLTNQESFVYVVNVLQNMGKRVELIGFDDTPSRLKKMADMYISGYTIPGLLPIKTPYEWGTVGSRVRGVCYDFSHSDGYGFLRYLNKIDEFLWITDSRSSDSPYKTVFAHVSQFESDFDSSFLPSRELIFEFDLVKNEKGLVAQNIVLVSAP from the coding sequence ATGATGAAGAGAAGCAACAAAGTTGGTATTTATATTGATGCCATAGATGTGACAATGAACGGCGGTTTCGGGCTGCGGTACGATATCCTCAGAAAGTTTGCTACCCGTGATGGCTGTATGGCAACCCGCATGAATGTATATCTCGGACTTGACAGTAAAAGAGCTGCCGAGGACAGCAGTTACAAACAGAAGAGCAATCGTTTTAGCGAAGTACTTCGGGATTTTGAATACAAAGTTGTTCAGCGGGATTTGCCGCAGAATGAGAATCTGACCACTGACGGTATGGATAAATCAATTCTCGAAATGGAAATGGCCTGCGATATTCTGTCTCAGGCTTCTCAAATGGATCGCATTATTCTGCTTACCAATCAGGAAAGCTTTGTCTATGTTGTAAATGTCCTCCAAAATATGGGTAAGCGGGTAGAGCTTATCGGATTTGATGATACCCCTTCACGCCTTAAAAAAATGGCTGACATGTATATTTCGGGATATACCATTCCCGGTCTGTTGCCCATTAAAACACCTTATGAATGGGGTACTGTAGGTTCCCGTGTTCGGGGGGTGTGCTATGATTTCAGCCACAGTGATGGCTACGGTTTTCTGAGATACCTCAACAAAATTGATGAGTTTCTTTGGATTACCGATTCCAGGTCATCTGATTCTCCCTACAAAACAGTCTTTGCCCACGTATCTCAGTTTGAATCAGATTTCGATAGCAGCTTTTTACCGAGCAGAGAACTTATTTTTGAATTTGACCTGGTTAAAAATGAAAAGGGGCTGGTAGCACAGAATATTGTTCTTGTCTCAGCACCATAA
- a CDS encoding lipopolysaccharide biosynthesis protein encodes MAVSRIKELFSDSVVYGLSSVVARFINYLLVPFYTMYFNPAEYGIVGLVYAAIMFLGVLYTFGMESAYIRYAKGSDTDDKKVFVTLQLSLLAVASVLGALLYFAGKPLLLPLMSLDFDGGARLFVLMLSILWLDSLTIVPYAHLRIVRQSWVYAVIKLLNVLINVSLNLYLVIVQGWGIEAIFISNIIASGSAVLLLIIACRHMYAGKPELAVLKTALIFGLPYVPNGIGFAINEVIDRFFLVRMDEAAIEAIYGHPYTADEITGIYNACYKIAVFMLLGVQMFRLAWQPFFMRYAEAKDSSDLFGAVFFYFNLACGAIFLTVGIFAKQIVALQVPVLGGTLIDSRYWSGLEIVPYLLLAYWFQGWFINFSAGIFIKDQTLKFPRITLYGAVITLGGNIILVPYFGMVGSAVATLLCYGFMSMLAYGYAQKYYPVNYPLKSVIFIMLSMVGLVFLSAIHVILPVQELFWKIILFGTGTLLLLAVLLRFRSNAL; translated from the coding sequence TTGGCGGTAAGCCGCATCAAAGAGCTGTTTTCTGACAGTGTTGTGTACGGACTCAGTAGCGTTGTTGCCCGCTTCATCAACTATCTGCTTGTTCCTTTTTACACCATGTACTTCAATCCCGCTGAATACGGGATTGTCGGACTTGTGTATGCTGCCATCATGTTTCTGGGCGTGCTGTACACCTTTGGGATGGAGTCGGCTTATATCCGTTATGCTAAAGGAAGCGACACCGATGACAAAAAGGTTTTTGTCACCCTTCAGCTCAGTCTGCTTGCAGTAGCAAGCGTATTAGGGGCACTCCTTTATTTTGCAGGCAAACCGCTGTTGCTGCCCCTTATGAGCCTTGATTTCGATGGGGGCGCTCGTCTTTTTGTGCTGATGCTGAGCATTCTCTGGCTTGATTCGCTCACAATTGTACCTTATGCGCACCTTCGCATTGTTCGGCAATCATGGGTATATGCCGTGATTAAGCTTTTGAATGTACTTATCAATGTATCGCTGAATCTGTATCTCGTTATTGTTCAGGGCTGGGGTATTGAAGCCATATTTATAAGTAACATCATTGCCTCTGGATCGGCGGTATTACTGCTGATTATTGCCTGCCGGCACATGTATGCCGGAAAGCCTGAGCTCGCAGTATTAAAAACAGCCCTGATTTTTGGACTGCCCTATGTACCCAATGGCATCGGTTTTGCCATTAATGAGGTAATCGACCGCTTCTTCCTGGTGCGCATGGATGAAGCTGCCATAGAAGCGATTTATGGTCATCCTTACACCGCTGATGAAATCACCGGTATTTACAATGCCTGCTATAAAATCGCTGTATTCATGCTGCTTGGCGTGCAGATGTTCCGGCTGGCATGGCAGCCTTTTTTCATGCGGTATGCCGAAGCGAAGGATTCATCTGATCTGTTTGGCGCTGTTTTCTTTTACTTCAACCTTGCCTGCGGTGCTATTTTTCTGACCGTTGGTATTTTCGCTAAACAAATTGTGGCGCTTCAGGTACCCGTTCTCGGTGGTACGCTGATCGACAGCCGCTACTGGTCTGGTCTTGAAATCGTGCCCTATTTGCTGCTTGCTTACTGGTTTCAGGGATGGTTTATAAACTTTTCTGCCGGCATTTTCATTAAAGACCAAACGCTTAAATTTCCGAGAATTACGCTTTATGGAGCTGTAATTACTTTGGGAGGAAATATCATCCTTGTGCCATATTTTGGCATGGTTGGTTCTGCTGTTGCAACGCTGCTTTGTTATGGATTTATGAGCATGCTCGCATACGGATATGCGCAGAAATACTACCCTGTGAATTATCCCCTTAAGAGTGTTATATTTATAATGTTATCTATGGTAGGTTTAGTGTTCCTTTCTGCCATTCATGTAATTTTACCGGTACAGGAGTTGTTTTGGAAGATTATTTTGTTTGGTACCGGCACCTTGCTGCTGCTTGCTGTTTTATTACGTTTCAGATCAAATGCGCTGTAA
- a CDS encoding type II 3-dehydroquinate dehydratase, with amino-acid sequence MKISVLNGPNLNMLGSRESAHYGTGTLAELEDTLRKKYPDVVFTFYQSNHEGELIDTIHQIVKGKKSCDVLLANFGGFTHTSVAIRDALSMLKLPYLEVHLSNIHARETFRHTSLTGGAAKGIIAGFGFMSYELAVDAAQRLHNA; translated from the coding sequence ATGAAAATTTCAGTTCTGAACGGTCCCAACCTGAATATGCTTGGCAGCCGCGAATCGGCACATTACGGAACCGGCACGCTTGCTGAGCTTGAAGATACGCTGCGGAAAAAATATCCGGATGTTGTGTTTACCTTTTATCAGAGTAACCATGAAGGAGAGCTGATCGATACGATTCACCAAATCGTAAAAGGAAAAAAAAGCTGTGATGTACTCCTTGCCAACTTTGGTGGTTTCACGCATACCTCCGTTGCGATTCGCGACGCGCTATCCATGCTCAAACTGCCTTACTTAGAAGTACATTTGTCCAACATTCATGCAAGGGAGACCTTCCGGCACACAAGCCTGACCGGTGGAGCTGCCAAAGGCATCATTGCCGGTTTTGGATTCATGAGCTACGAGCTCGCCGTTGATGCTGCACAGCGGCTTCATAATGCCTAA
- a CDS encoding HIT family protein gives MATIFTRIIEGELPCYKIAEDEHHFAFLDINPMSKGHTLVVPKEETDYVFDLKDERLQSLMTFAKKIAHGIDRALGTVRTGVIVEGLEVPHAHVHLIPIYAGKKSFNFSNRPKFSKEEMEAIAASIRDSLQ, from the coding sequence ATGGCTACCATCTTTACCCGAATTATTGAAGGCGAGCTCCCTTGCTACAAAATAGCCGAAGATGAGCATCACTTTGCTTTTCTTGACATTAACCCGATGTCGAAAGGGCATACGCTTGTTGTGCCCAAAGAAGAAACAGACTACGTTTTTGATCTTAAGGATGAGCGCCTGCAAAGCCTGATGACCTTCGCCAAAAAGATTGCACACGGCATCGACCGCGCGCTTGGCACTGTCAGAACCGGCGTAATTGTGGAAGGGCTTGAAGTGCCTCACGCACACGTACATCTGATTCCTATCTATGCCGGAAAAAAATCCTTTAATTTCAGCAACAGGCCAAAATTTTCGAAAGAAGAAATGGAAGCCATTGCAGCATCGATCAGAGACAGCCTGCAATGA